The Collibacillus ludicampi region GGGCGTACGTTACTTTCCACTAGAACGTACTCTGTCGGAATTGAAACGATTAATCGACGCCGGGGTCAAAACGATCAAGTTTGTCGATCGCACGTTTAATATACATCGCCGCTATGCCCTGAATGTATTCGATTTTTTGATCAAAAATCATAAGAACACCGTCTTTCAGTTTGAGATTACGGCAGATATTTTGAAACCGGATGTCGTTCAGTTTCTGGCGGAGAATGCGCCGCCGGGAATTTTCCGTTTTGAGATTGGTGTGCAATCGACGAACGATTTGACGAACGCAATCGTACAGAGGAAACAAAATTGGGAGAAGCTTACACATACCGTGCTAAGCATTAAAGAGACAGGAAAGATCACTCAGCATCTCGATTTGATCGCTGGCCTTCCGGAAGAGGATTACAACTCGTTCCGCAAAACGTTTAATGATGTCTTTGGCCTCGAACCGGAAGAGTTGCAACTCGGATTCCTGAAAATGTTGCGGGGCACAGGAGTTCGCTTGAACGCGGACAAGTATCATTATGTATATATGGACACGGCTCCTTATGAAATCTTGAGTAACAACGTCCTTTCTTTTGATGATGTGATTCGCATCAAACGTGTCGAAGATGTGTTGGAAAAATATTGGAACGCGCATCGCGCCGATCGAACGGTAAAGTACCTGATCGATGAAGAGTTTCCCTCTGCCTTTGATTTCTTCCAGGAATTTGGGGACTATTGGGAAGAGAAAGGATGGAACCGAATCGGTCATCAGTTGCATGATTTGTTCAAGCGATTATACGAGTTTTTATCCGTCCGTGGCATCAAAAACCTGGAAGTTGCCCAGGGGCTGATGAAACTTGACTATCTCGAGGCCTTTAAAAACAAACCTCGCGGGATTTGGTGGGATCGTTCTCTCGATAAACGGGAGACACAGCGCATCATTCAGGAAATTGTTACGACTCCTTTGTTGTTGGGAAGTGCGTTTGCAAACCTGGAATTGACAGAACAAGACATGCATAAGCACTGTCTTTTGGAAGTTATTCCCTTCAACCCTATCGATGTATCAAAGAAAAATGTTCATCCGCGGGAGATCGGTGAGCCGCATTTGCTCGTCGTCTACTATGGAAAGAGTCAGGAAGAGGATCCGGTCTTCTACCATTGCCCGATGTCCCGGTTTAGAGAAACGGTAAAGGCGATCGAATCCCCACAGCGTTAATCCGTTACCCCTTGGATCAAACCTCGAGCGCTAACGATGTCCTACGTCATTCGACTTTTTGAAATCCGAGCTCCCTTTGCGGGAACTCGGATGCTATTTTTTCAACCCCATGAAAATAAGAAGCCTGCAAGAAAAAGGGGATATCCACATGTGCTAGCTCGTACGGTCGTAGGTTTCCCCTATGTTTTGAGTGAGAAGTGTCTCATACATGTCCATTAAGAGTATGGAGAAAAGATTTCTCATAGTCGGATTGTTTCATATGAAAATGTGCAAGGAAACTTTGCTCAACACCACTATGAGCGATCCCGTTGATGAATGACTTGAACGTTTGTTTTCCGAAGTTCTGTATCAGATGTTCAACAGCGAGTGCGTCCTCCCACTCCACATTGTAATTCGCGTGTAAAATATCATTTTCATCGGCAGACAGTGGGAGCAGCTGACCTTTTTCTGCCGCTTGTTTGACTTGCTGTGTGAGAGCGTATCTTTCTTCTTGAACTTTCCCTGGATTCATTTGACTCTGGGCGGTGAGTCCGTTATGCCACGCGATTCCTTCATTAATCCAAGTAGGAATCTGTTCGCCGATCCCTTTTTGATTGAGGACCACGTGTGTCAATTCGTGTGTTAACACATTGGCCAAATCGGATGAATCCTGAAGGTTATACAACGGAATCCAGACGTCGGAGCCTATGGTTAAACCGCCGGTTTCCGAAACAATATTGTCCACCTCATCGGAAGAGATTCCGCTTTTTCTTAGTGAATTTGCGTAAGACTGCGGAGATGAGAAGAGAACGATGTGCGTATTCCTAGCCGGAACGCTGTCTAAAGAATCTTGTATGACCGGAATGGAAAGATTTTTTATGATATCGGCAGCCATATTGACCGTTGACAAGGGAACGCCTGGATCCCCTGCCGCAACTTCGATGCCTGACGATGTCGTTCGAGCATGTCCGGATTTGACCCTTGGCAAATGATGAACTCCTGGGTGATTGAACGACGTTTGATCAAAAATGGTTTGGTTGATCCGATTCATGTCATTCAAGATTTGATTCATTCGATTCTGCAGATCATTTGGATCCATTTCAGGAGCATTGAACAGATCTTCAAGGGAGCTTAAATCATTTAAAATTTTCTGTTCAAGCTCGTTGAGCCCCTCATTTTGCTGCGATAAGGTATACGGTTGGGCGTTCTCGCAAGTCTGCACGTGAGAAGCAGGAACGAATGGGTGGGAAACTGCAATCAGACCAGCTAAGAGTAGCCCTTTCATTTTTTCCACTCCTTTGTTTTACGATGAAATGGAATGATCTTGCTCTGATACCGATCGGTAGAAGGTACTTCGATTTCATCTAGTTGTATGAAAGGATAGAAACTAATTTTATATTATCTGATGTAGCAGTTTGTCGTGAATAGGTTATGAAAAAAGTTCCGCCGAGTGTGCGTGACTTTTGCGCGTTTGAAGAATAGATGGGCCCCAAACCGTGAACGATCGAAGACATAAAGTATACGTATAGTTGGGTAAATTTACCTCTTGAGGAAACAAAAAAATTCAACTACATTATATAGAGTCGTCACGTTCGTATGAAGAAAACGGATGGCTCATTTTTTTGTCAAATGGGGGGAAATGTACTTCAGCGAACAACTGGTCGTTTCTCATTCTATCATTTACAATGTATACGTTTTATTGTAACATATTTTTTGTGAGTTATTATTTATCAAATGTAAAAATAATTTGAATTTTAAATGCGATGGAGGGGTAGAATGAAGAAAGTCGGCTTAGCTTGGCAAATTCTCATTGGACTCATATTGGGTATCGTTGTGGGTGCCGTTTTTTATGGGAATCCGACGATCGCTAAAGTCTTGCAGCCTATTGGCGATATCTTTATTCGTTTGATTAAAATGATCGTTGTTCCGATCGTATTCTCCACGCTTGTAATCGGCGTTTCCGGTGTAGGCGATGTAAAGAAACTCGGGAAACTTGGTGGAAAAACGATCCTGTACTTTGAGATTGTCACAACGATTGCCATCATCGTCGGGTTATTGACGGCTAATATTTTCAAGCCGGGTCTTGGTGTCGATTTACATGAACTTTCGAAAAGCGATATCCACAAATATGTTGAAACGACCAATAAAGTCGGTCATAGTTTCGTTGACACGTTTGTGAACATTGTACCTACAAATATCGTACAAGCGTTGGCAAACGGTGATATGTTGGCGATCATTTTCTTTGCCGTCCTGTTCGGCCTTGCGATTTCCGCGATCGGTGAGAAAGGAAAACCGATCATTCAATTTTTCCATGGTGTCGCGGATGCCATGTTCTGGATGGTTAATCAGATCATGAAATTTGCACCTTTCGGCGTTTTTGCCTTGATCGGTGTAACCGTTTCCAAATTCGGGATCCATTCATTGATTCCTCTGGGTAAATTGGTGCTTTGCGTATACGGTTCGATGATCTTCTTTGTCGTTGTCGTTTTGGGACTGATTGCCAAAATGGTGGGGACAAACATCTTTGCCATCATTAAAATTTTGAAAGAGGAACTGATCCTCGCGTATTCCACCGCAAGTTCCGAAACGGTTCTACCGCGTATTATGGAAAAAATGGAGGAATTCGGTTGCCCGAGAGGGATTACTTCATTCGTCATTCCGACCGGGTATTCGTTCAATTTGGATGGTTCCACTTTATACCAAGCGCTCGCTGCAATCTTTATCGCACAAATGTATGGAATCCATATGTCGCTGAGTGCACAGATTTCACTCGTACTTGTGTTGATGGTTACATCAAAAGGGATTGCCGGTGTACCTGGGGTTTCGTTCGTCGTCTTGTTGGCGACGCTCGGTTCCGTAGGAATTCCGTTAGAGGGTTTGGCGTTCATTGCAGGTATTGACCGTATTCTGGACATGGCACGTACAGCCGTAAACGTGGTCGGCAACTCTTTGGCCGCCATCGTAATGTCCAAGTGGGAAGGTCAATATGACACAGAAAAAGCGAAAACGTATGTAACTTCCATGAACAGTTCTGCAGTTACCAAGTAATAAGTAAGGCCTCTTTTCAAAAAGCCCCCTTGCTAGGAGAAGAGCAGGGGGTTTTTTTCAATTAAAAAAATCCTTTATACGAAAGTCGATTTTTTTCGATATTACTCGACAAAAAATTTACAGTGTGGTAATATAAGCTTGTCCATTATGTGCCTTTCTTGTGTCTGACATGTATGGCTATCTTACTTTACTCATCTTGGTTTGACGTTTCTTCGGATATGAAGAGCGTCTTTTTTTTGTTTACTTCACTGATCTTTTGATCTTGCAAGATCAATTTATTGCTTTAACGCTTTACTACATATATGTTTTTATGTATTTTCGCGTTTACGCACGTTTTTGCGTGAGATTTTGAATCCATTTATAATTACAGTAGTTGCAATTTTGTGAAAGGGGACGTGGTGATTATTATTAACGAAAAGGACATTTTCCAGCATGTCGCTGGAATGAAAACGCATACAAGCATTCTGCCTGCAGATCATGTGTTGGAAATGTATCAAGTGTTGACAAGTGATGGAGATGTCCGGGAGGATCTCGAGGGACGAATCGACGAATCCCTCATGCTCAAAATGTATGAAAATATGGTGCTTGTTCGGGCGTTTGACCGTAAGTCTTTGATCTTGCAAAGACAGGGGCGATTGGGCACATACGCTCCCTTTGAAGGACAAGAGGCCAGTCAGGTAGGAAGTGCGATGGCTTTGTCGCCCGGGGATTGGTTGTTTCCAACGTACCGGGATCACGCGGCCGCAATCACGCATGGCCAACCGTTGATGAGAGTGTTTCTCTACTGGATGGGCCATATGGAAGGTACCGTATGTCCAGAAGGGAAAAAGATCATGCCTTATTGCGTCCCGATCGCCACACAGATGCTACATGCTGTCGGTACGGCTTGGGCCAGCAAATTAAAAGGAGAAAAGAATGTAAGCATCGCTTACTTCGGAGACGGGGCAAGTTCAGAAGGAGATTTTCATGAAGCGCTCAATTTCGCCGGTGTGTATAAAGCGCCTGTGATCTTTTTCTGTCAAAATAATGGTTTTGCCATCAGCACTCCCTTTGCCAGACAATCAGCTTCACGGACGATCGCGCAAAGAGCGGCCGCTTACGATATCAAAGGCGTTCGGGTGGATGGCAACGATATTTTTGCCGTTTGGTTGACCGTTAAGGAAGCGATCGAGCGAGGACTCGCCGGTGAAGGACCAACGTTGATCGAGGCCGTTACGTTCCGTTACGGCGCTCATACTACTGCTGATGATCCGACTAAATATCGCGACCAAGAGACTCTTTCTCAAGAATGGCGAACAAAACGGGATCCGATTTTGCGACTGCGAATGTTCCTCGAAAAGAGGGATCTTTGGGACGAGAAGCGGGAAATTCAGTTACAAAAAGAAGTCAGTGAGAAAATCGATGCGGCCTTCCAGGAAGCGATGAACTATCCCAAGTCCCAGCCTGACGATATGTTCCGTCACGTGTATGCCGATACCCCGTGGCAAATCCGCGAACAACAACAAGAGTTTCATCGAGTCTGCAAGAAGGATGGGATTAAAGCATGAGCCGACAACTGACGATTATTCAGGCAATCAAGGAAGCATTGGATCAGAAAATGGCTGAGGATCAACGGGTGATGCTCTTAGGAGAAGATATCGGAGTCAACGGAGGAGTATTCAGGGCCACCGAGGGATTGCTTGAAAAATACGGATCGGCCCGCGTGGTGGATACGCCTTTGGCGGAATCAGGAATCGTGGGTTCAGCCATCGGACTTGCCTTAAATGGAATGATTCCGGTGGTGGAAATCCAGTTTCTGGCGTTCATTTATCCGGGATTTGAACAAATCGTTTCCCATGCGGCGAGGATGCGGTTCAGAACCCGTGGTCAGTTCCATGTACCGCTTGTGATTCGCACCCCATACGGAGCCGGTATTCGAGGGCCCGAACTTCATTCGGAGAGTGTCGAGTCGTTTTTTGTGCATACACCGGGACTGAAAGTGGTTGTTCCGAGCAACCCTTATGACGCGAAAGGGATGTTAATTTCAGCGATCGAAGACCCCGATCCGGTCATTTTCCTTGAACCCACCCGTACCTACCGCGCTTTCAAGGAGGAGGTTCCGGAAGAAATGTACAGGGTTCCTCTCGGCAAAGCCAGAGTTATACAGGAAGGAAACGACCTGTCTATTTTCGCCTGGGGAGCGATGTTGCGCGTTGCGATGAATGCGGCCAAACAAATCGAGCAGGAGAAAGGTTGGTCCTGTGAGGTGATCGACCTGCGTTCCTTGTATCCTTTGGATCGCGATACAATCATTCAATCCGTGCAAAAGACCGGGAGAGCCTGCGTGGTTCATGAAGCGCATAAAACGATGGGCGTGGGTGCTGAAATCATTTCTCTCATTAATGATGAAGCGCTTATGTATTTGAAGGCTCCCGTGAAACGGATCACCGGGTTCGATGTTCCGGTTCCGCAATTCACGATTGAAGACAGTTATCTTCCGACTGAACAACGCATCAAAGAAGGAATTGTCGAAACGATTTTGTTCTAAGGAGAGAAGGGTTTCATGGTTGAATTCAAACTACCGGACGTTCTTGAAGGGATGCACGAATGCGAAATTTCCAAATGGTTGGTGAAAGAGGGGGAACGGGTACAGTCTGATCAGCCGATCGTGGAGATTCAGACGGATAAAGTAAATACGGAAATCACTTCCCCAGTAACAGGAACTGTCGCAAAGATCCTCTTTGCCGAAGGGGATGTAGTCAAGGTAGGCTCTACTCTCCTTATGATTCTTCCCGAAGAGGAAACGGCGGCTTCGTTAGCTCCGGATGTGGAAGCCACGGTATCGCCGGTTCCAGAGGCGGCAGTGACGCAACAAGAAGCCTCTCCTCTTCCCAGACGTGTCATTGCCACACCTTATGTACGTCAGTTAGCGAGGAGGATGAATATTGATATAGAACAGGTGAAGGGAACGGGCCCTATCGGACGGGTGACAGTTGAAGATCTTCACCGCTTTGCCCAAGAGCAGCAAGGTGAAACGACCATTCGGCAAAATAAAAACAATTCCGTCTCCGTTGAGGATATCCCGTTCGCTAAAGGGGACGAATCTGTAAACGGTTCTGCCGACAAAGGGCTTGAGAGAAAACAAGTAGAACTCGAAACTGTTTCCTTGAGCGGTGCGGGTATACCATCAACTCTAGAAGCGGAAGAGAGGATTCCGTTAAGGGGGATCCGCAAGAAAATCGCCCAACATATGGTGAAATCCGTAACGATTATCCCTCATGTGACCCATGTCGATGAGCTGGAAGTGGACTCTCTCTGGGCTTTAAGGGAACGTTTGAAGGATTATGCGGAAGAACGTCAGGTCAAGTTGACTTTCCTACCCTTTTTCATCAAAGCGATTGTGATCGCTTTGAAGGAGTTTAAAACGTTGAATGCTTCGATCGATGATGATACGGGTGAAATCATTCTGAAACATTACTATCATATCGGAATTGCAACTGATACTGATGAAGGTTTGATCGTCCCCGTCATCAAACATGCAGACAGGAAGACGATCATCCAGTTAGCAGAAGAGATCAGCCAATTGTCAACTATGGCGCGGAATGGAAAACTCTCCAGGGATCAGGTCACTGGCGGCACATTTACGATCAGCAATGTGGGACCAATCGGAGGGCTTCATGCAACACCGATCATCAACCATCCGGAGGTAGCGATTTTGGCGTTACACAAGATGGAACAACGAATGGTTGTACGCAATGGAGAAGGTGTGATCCGATGGATGATGAATATGTCCCTGTCTTTCGATCATCGCTTGATCGATGGCGCGACTGCGGTACGCTTCACCAATCGGATCAAACAACTATTAGAGAATCCAGACCGATTATTAGCCGAGATGACCTAAGAGCGTTTTGGAAAAGAACTTGATCAACATTGATGAGATGCCCCCCTCAATTGGATGACCGTGAGGGGGAATTTTTTTGGAATTTTAGTAAGTGCCACTGTAAGGAACAAGCAAGAAGAACAGGACGAAAATAATGAGAAATACAACAGCCCAACGGGTATACGCACCGAAGCAACCGTACATGGAGGTTCCTCCTTTCATGTAGTCTCATCTTTAGTAAATGAAGCGGAAAGCGAGTAAGACACGTATATCAGACTAGGAAAATGGCGGATTGTTCCTTGACATGGCCAGCACGTAGCGAAGGGTACTTGCATTTTCTCTCTTCCATCATTCATATCCTCATGACGAAGGGAGATGTTGATAAGAAACACACTCCACTGATGATTTAGAAAATCACGGCTTTGACGTCTTGAACGAATCAACTAAAAGTTATATACTTATTAATAGTTAGTTTATAACATGATCGAAAGAGAATCGAAATAGGGGGATGACCCAATGCTTCCTTCATTTTTTCTTGCACACGGAGCACCAACGCTTGTTCTTGAGAACAACGAGTATACAAAATTTTTACGAGATTTAGCGAATGAATTACAGAGACCGAAAGGAATCGTGCTGTTTTCCGCTCACTGGGAAGAGCCCATTCAATCGATCAGCGGCGTTGAAACGTATGACATGATTTATGATTTCTACGGTTTTCCGGACGAAATGTATCAAATCACGTATCCGGCGACCGGAAACAAGCAAATGACCAAGGAGATTCAAGCATTATTGACGGCTCAGGGCATCCCTTCACGAATTGATGAGAAGCGCGGTTTAGACCACGGTGCGTGGGTGATCCTCCGTCTCATGTACCCGGATGCGGATATTCCCGTTACGACATTGTCGGTAAATCCGGCGCTTCCTCCTCAAGAGCAATATCAAATCGGGCGCGCGCTTGCTTCATTGCGTGATAAAGATATTCTGATTATTGGCAGCGGTGGCACCGTGCATAATTTGCGACGTTTGGAATGGAATGGCACGCACCCGAATGAATGGGCGGTTGCATTTGATCGTTGGCTAGCCAATCAGTTAGAAGAGTGGGACTTGGAATCATTATTCCAATATGAGAACAGGGCCCCGTACGCGAAAGATGCGGTACCGCGAAATGAGCACTTTATCCCTCTGCTAATAGCGATGGGTGCGGCCAATGACCAACGAAAAGCGAATCTTTTGTATCAAAATTATCAGTATGGAACATTGAGTCTCAGTTGTTGGCAATTTGGAGAATAGATTGAAAGATTCGAGTATCCTTACAAACGAGTTGCGCAAAATTCGTGAAATAGGGGATAATGAAGTAAGCTATGGTGAATAAAAGCGAAGGAGGCTCCTCTGGTGAGTGAAACGCAAAAGTCGATTGAACAACTCGCAATAGATACGATTCGCACCCTCTCGATTGACATGGTGGAACAAGCGAATTCGGGACACCCTGGTATGCCGATGGGGGCAGCTCCGATGGCATACACGTTATGGACCAAGTACATGCGTCATAATCCGAGTAATCCATCTTGGCCCAATCGTGACCGTTTTGTCTTATCTGCCGGACACGGCTCGGCGCTTCTATATAGCTTATTGCATTTAAGCGGTTACGATCTTCCGATGGAGGAGCTCAAAAGCTTTCGTCAGTGGGGAAGCCGTACGCCTGGACATCCGGAGTACGGGCATACACCGGGCGTAGAAGCGACGACGGGTCCTCTCGGCCAGGGCATTGCTATGGCTGTAGGTATGGCCATGGCAGAACGTCATTTGGCGGCAACATATAATCGTGATGGATTTCCAGTGATCGATCATTATACATATGTCATCTGTGGTGACGGTGACCTCATGGAAGGCGTTTCGGCGGAGGCATCATCATTGGCTGGCCATCTGCGTTTGGGAAAGCTGATCGTTCTCTACGATTCCAATGACATTTCATTGGATGGGGAAACTTCTTACACGTTTACGGAAGATGTCGCCAAACGTTATGAGGCCTACGGGTGGCAAGTGTTGCGCGTAGAAGACGGCAACGATATCGAGGAGATCGGACGCGCACTTGAGGAGGCGCGTGCAGATCAAGTCCGTCCGACCCTCATCGAAATCAAAACGACGATCGGTTACGGCAGTCCGAACAAAGCGGGCAAGTCGGCCGCCCACGGTTCTCCTTTGGGGGGAGATGAAGTCAAGCTGGCCAAGGAAGCGTATCAATGGCCCTATGAGGAACCTTTCTTCATCCCTGATGAGGTGCGTGAACATTTTGCCTCGTGGAAGAAACATGCCGAACAGGAAGAAGCTCGTT contains the following coding sequences:
- a CDS encoding B12-binding domain-containing radical SAM protein, producing the protein MKIVLATLNAKYIHSSLALRYLRAYARRDFPDIDLCEYTIKDVAINVVADIYKRNPDVVGFSCYIWNIEETIPIIQMLRKIKPDVKIVLGGPEVSYDVKYWMERIPEVDVIVCNEGEKTFHHVLTEFQAEQRLELVPGIAFRHPEKGIVQNLPREKMNLEEIPSPYDDDDLPTLVDRIVYFECSRGCPFSCSYCLSSIETGVRYFPLERTLSELKRLIDAGVKTIKFVDRTFNIHRRYALNVFDFLIKNHKNTVFQFEITADILKPDVVQFLAENAPPGIFRFEIGVQSTNDLTNAIVQRKQNWEKLTHTVLSIKETGKITQHLDLIAGLPEEDYNSFRKTFNDVFGLEPEELQLGFLKMLRGTGVRLNADKYHYVYMDTAPYEILSNNVLSFDDVIRIKRVEDVLEKYWNAHRADRTVKYLIDEEFPSAFDFFQEFGDYWEEKGWNRIGHQLHDLFKRLYEFLSVRGIKNLEVAQGLMKLDYLEAFKNKPRGIWWDRSLDKRETQRIIQEIVTTPLLLGSAFANLELTEQDMHKHCLLEVIPFNPIDVSKKNVHPREIGEPHLLVVYYGKSQEEDPVFYHCPMSRFRETVKAIESPQR
- a CDS encoding dioxygenase family protein; its protein translation is MLPSFFLAHGAPTLVLENNEYTKFLRDLANELQRPKGIVLFSAHWEEPIQSISGVETYDMIYDFYGFPDEMYQITYPATGNKQMTKEIQALLTAQGIPSRIDEKRGLDHGAWVILRLMYPDADIPVTTLSVNPALPPQEQYQIGRALASLRDKDILIIGSGGTVHNLRRLEWNGTHPNEWAVAFDRWLANQLEEWDLESLFQYENRAPYAKDAVPRNEHFIPLLIAMGAANDQRKANLLYQNYQYGTLSLSCWQFGE
- a CDS encoding dihydrolipoamide acetyltransferase family protein gives rise to the protein MVEFKLPDVLEGMHECEISKWLVKEGERVQSDQPIVEIQTDKVNTEITSPVTGTVAKILFAEGDVVKVGSTLLMILPEEETAASLAPDVEATVSPVPEAAVTQQEASPLPRRVIATPYVRQLARRMNIDIEQVKGTGPIGRVTVEDLHRFAQEQQGETTIRQNKNNSVSVEDIPFAKGDESVNGSADKGLERKQVELETVSLSGAGIPSTLEAEERIPLRGIRKKIAQHMVKSVTIIPHVTHVDELEVDSLWALRERLKDYAEERQVKLTFLPFFIKAIVIALKEFKTLNASIDDDTGEIILKHYYHIGIATDTDEGLIVPVIKHADRKTIIQLAEEISQLSTMARNGKLSRDQVTGGTFTISNVGPIGGLHATPIINHPEVAILALHKMEQRMVVRNGEGVIRWMMNMSLSFDHRLIDGATAVRFTNRIKQLLENPDRLLAEMT
- a CDS encoding alpha-ketoacid dehydrogenase subunit beta; amino-acid sequence: MSRQLTIIQAIKEALDQKMAEDQRVMLLGEDIGVNGGVFRATEGLLEKYGSARVVDTPLAESGIVGSAIGLALNGMIPVVEIQFLAFIYPGFEQIVSHAARMRFRTRGQFHVPLVIRTPYGAGIRGPELHSESVESFFVHTPGLKVVVPSNPYDAKGMLISAIEDPDPVIFLEPTRTYRAFKEEVPEEMYRVPLGKARVIQEGNDLSIFAWGAMLRVAMNAAKQIEQEKGWSCEVIDLRSLYPLDRDTIIQSVQKTGRACVVHEAHKTMGVGAEIISLINDEALMYLKAPVKRITGFDVPVPQFTIEDSYLPTEQRIKEGIVETILF
- the pdhA gene encoding pyruvate dehydrogenase (acetyl-transferring) E1 component subunit alpha; its protein translation is MKTHTSILPADHVLEMYQVLTSDGDVREDLEGRIDESLMLKMYENMVLVRAFDRKSLILQRQGRLGTYAPFEGQEASQVGSAMALSPGDWLFPTYRDHAAAITHGQPLMRVFLYWMGHMEGTVCPEGKKIMPYCVPIATQMLHAVGTAWASKLKGEKNVSIAYFGDGASSEGDFHEALNFAGVYKAPVIFFCQNNGFAISTPFARQSASRTIAQRAAAYDIKGVRVDGNDIFAVWLTVKEAIERGLAGEGPTLIEAVTFRYGAHTTADDPTKYRDQETLSQEWRTKRDPILRLRMFLEKRDLWDEKREIQLQKEVSEKIDAAFQEAMNYPKSQPDDMFRHVYADTPWQIREQQQEFHRVCKKDGIKA
- a CDS encoding cation:dicarboxylate symporter family transporter; the protein is MKKVGLAWQILIGLILGIVVGAVFYGNPTIAKVLQPIGDIFIRLIKMIVVPIVFSTLVIGVSGVGDVKKLGKLGGKTILYFEIVTTIAIIVGLLTANIFKPGLGVDLHELSKSDIHKYVETTNKVGHSFVDTFVNIVPTNIVQALANGDMLAIIFFAVLFGLAISAIGEKGKPIIQFFHGVADAMFWMVNQIMKFAPFGVFALIGVTVSKFGIHSLIPLGKLVLCVYGSMIFFVVVVLGLIAKMVGTNIFAIIKILKEELILAYSTASSETVLPRIMEKMEEFGCPRGITSFVIPTGYSFNLDGSTLYQALAAIFIAQMYGIHMSLSAQISLVLVLMVTSKGIAGVPGVSFVVLLATLGSVGIPLEGLAFIAGIDRILDMARTAVNVVGNSLAAIVMSKWEGQYDTEKAKTYVTSMNSSAVTK